The window TACGATGCTCCGCCTGAAGGCCCCGGCTCCGACGTCCTGCAGGCCTTGGAGAGAACCCTGGCCATTCGAATCCAGTCCATCCACTTGTCTTCCTCCAAGGGCTCCATCGTCTGAACTCTCAATGCCCAAAACCAGAGTTTAACCATCAGATTTACATCAGAGACACTAGAATGATTGCTGGATTATTTACGGTTAAAGAGTCCATTTTATGATCCTCGTCTCTTTGAAACTCATCAAACAGCTAATATGCTTCTTGTTATCTTAGCACAGATGGTTACGAGTCCATCCGTCTGCCTTGTTGATGTCTACTAACACAACTATCACACAGTAGCCGTATTAAGCAGAAACTTGCCAATAACCAACCAAACGCAATCATCAGAGCTTCTGAACACACGGCTCAATAAGCAACCCCCGCATGGTGCGAGGGGGAACCGATGCCTCGTGGTGAAACATTTGGACCGGCACAGAAACAGATTATTTGTATATTTGTGAGTCACATCTGTGCTTATTACTCCATGAAGCCAAACGAAGGAAAAGAAAATGTGATGTGACTGAAACACGCGAGCGTTTGGGACTGGGCAGAGCGGAGGACTTTTaaaacctccgctgctttgtacaTTTTGTCAAATAAAACAGAGATATTGTAAGTTAATGTACATATAACCATTGTTTATTGTTTTTCTCATGCGTCTCACTGTTGGATATTGTTGTAAAAACACAAAGTTCGTCTTATAAATATCTGTGTTTGTGTTGCATGTCAGAGAGAGGACTTCTGTTCACGCTGTTGGGACATTTCCCATTACGGATCTAGTTTTCACCATCAGCATGAGTCACTAATAACATGTCGCCGTAAAACagtgtcatgtttttatttgtgggAGGCCACAGGGCTGCACAGGAATCGGTTAGGCGATCACATGAGACTTTCCTTTATAAATACCAGAGTAAACAACAataagtttgtttttagtttcatGTGTTGCAAACATTTTCTACCAGACAGATCAATCAATAATTCTGTTtgatggaaaaaaagaaaagagaattTTAAGAGCTGCCTGCCGGTGCTTTGTTCTCAGCAGAAAAAGGTCAGATCTCCATTGGTTGGGGGTTTAATGTGACACCCAGCAGCGCACACAGCACAGCCGTCCCAAATGatgaggaaaaaaaacaacagcgTACGAAATTTGATCCACAGCTCTCTCGTGGTTTGGAACCCCCAAAATGTTAATAAAACCTTATGAACAACATGTGTGTGAATTTGAATTATTTAAAGATAGCCTGTTGATTTTTACAAAAACATGAGCTACTtggttagtaaattattttattcttcagtaaaaaaaatctgaatattaAAAGTCtataatttaaaaaagaaaagcctTATTTTGTTGGTTCATTTTCAGTCAATGATGCACTGTGTGAAGCGCGTTGGttacagggtacaccctggacaggttgccagtccattgcagggcaacacacacgcacacacacacacacacacacacacacacacacacacacacacacacctaaggacaatttagagaaaccAATCGACCTGACAGTCCTGTTTTTGGACTgttggaggaagctggagtacccagagagaacacaTGCATGAACAGGgagaagaacatgcaaactccatgcagaaagacccctggCCGAGATTCTAACCCAGGATCGTCTTGCTGCAAggaaacagcgctaaccactgcaccactgtgcagccccaagTTCAGTTATCATTTAAATATAACCTGTTGTCTATTTATCCCAATAATTCAGCACAGATTTGTTATGATGTGGgtgaaatattaagagatttcaacattttctaaaatCAAAGCTTGTTTccgttataaaataaaaaaagatttatAATTAGAGTCATTAGTGTGGCGACAACTGTCAGTTGATTCACACCGAATGGATGAGTCCAAACCTTTGAAATGTTCTTTATTCTGCCTTCAAAAGACTGTGACCCAGCAGAATTTCACAAAGAATGATTTTATACAAAATATTTTAGAGCGTATTTTGGCACAATCAGttgtaaaaaattttacattttttttatttcacttttcTCCAATAATCATCCATCTACAGTATTTCACCCATTTCTTTTTGTCATTCCCGTTGTATCCTCTGTACAGAAAATGAATGATCAATAGCTTTGTGAAAATATGAGCATCTGCACCAGCATGTAGTAAATTCTCCTTATTTGAGTCTGAAATTTTGGCCAAACATCTATTGGCCCAAAAAGTATGAACCACGTTACAGATAATGAGTCAAGTTCGTGACAGAAGAGAAAAGTTTATGGCCTAAAAAACTCATTTAAGAAAAAAGTCTAATATCTGGAAATCTCAGCAAAATGAAATGCTAGTGAGATAAAAAGACTGGAGCAAAAGTGCTTCTTTGGACAGCCTGGAGGAATATGAGGAAATGAGGGCAGAAGTGTTTTGCATGGTACTCGTTAAAGTTGAAACTAGTCTGAAACTGATAAATTCCCATTATCATCCCAACCTTTAAACGATTACACAAACTGTGAATGATAAAGAAGTGATTAATGGAAGCGCTCAGCTGGGGGTGGTTTATTAAGATAACTGTAAATTAAATGAGGgctccattcatttttttcgtcTTGATTTTATAAAACAAAGACAGTTGGATTTCGATTGGATTCACTTATTATTTGAGCTAACAAGCTAGCTAAAGTTAACGAGGAAGTGTCAAAGGCAGGCTCAGAGAACCTTGGTCTTGGAGCTGTGAAGACACCATGAGGTCATTTTGCTCCACAGTAGCTGTCAATAAGATGCTGCTGATTCGATCAGAGACAAGGTGCATCGATTTAAaatagccaacaaaggtgtaattcACTACATTTGCTgctgtctctggtaggaatgaatgattTGTATGTTGTATTCTTGGAGAGGAAAAACTTTCAGGAATTAGAAGTGAGCTACATCAGaggtgagcttcagacggcagggttTAGAGTCTtacttggacatctcacctctgattggctaacagcaatatgactctaccactgactttcaacgttgatgttttacctccacaaataacacaagccggatgagttctgccatgtggtggagttgctaatgctaacgattagcttctactagccgagacgttctctcctcttttctggacgctaaaccaacaacagccttccccgttgtgagtcaagatggatgagtccatgaatcttaagtgacagtgtgacgtagatctgtcaggcttttgaaTCCTGCAGTAAATTGGTGTaggagaatattttcatgttcagcttgcatgaagaactcagagtgaccaactaTAATCAGAGATTATAATTTAAAAAAGAGGCTTTTCAGGGAACCACACCTTTAGGAGATCTGCACTGTGGATGTTtcacactttaaaaaaaaacatgtctgcTGGAGGCTTTTTACCCAATACAACACTCAGAAGGCTAAATACGTGCATGTGATTTAAACTCCAACAGCAGCACAACACTGCGGATCGGTTTCTGTTTGGGAAAGAAAAAAGTGGTAAACTCACATAAATGATTGTGGTGCTTCGAAGCTCTTTTGTAAAGCCCTCACAAACTGTTGCAGAATGCTTGTTTCCATTTGAGTGTGTGCAGATTTTCTAGTTGAGGGACATTGTGAACAGAGTTGTTAAGGAGTTGCTATGGttacctctgcccaggaacagtTTAGTGCCGGGAATGCTGTGGTGCATTTCAGATTTAAGGGGCTCCTGCAGCGCGCGTACATGTAGCAGACGCGACGTGCACAACACACTCACAAAGTGACATCACTCAACAGGACTCGCTCCTGAGTTCCGTTTTTTGTTTGAAACAGGAATGATTCATCACCAGATTAGCTCCGTCGGCCAGACACCGTGTAATGAAGCTGTGAAAATGTCTCTGCTGGCTCTTTTCTAAAGCACTGCTGGGCATCTTCGTTTACTGAGCTGCAAACTGCAAGTAAAGTACCAACAGGGGGTGGAGCACAAAGGGATGAACACAAGTGCTATTTGACTGATTGGATTTTTATGAAATTGTTGTTTCTGACTGGTGAAAACATCCTGTGTTGGCATGCTTTTTAGTTCTGAAGGCCCCATTGTTCTGTTGTCTAAGTGGGCTGCCATGCACAAGTGTGAGTGTGCGTGAGcaaatgggggtgggggtggggggggtggaggATAAAAAGGGTGTTTGCCCCACCAACTCTGCCCCCAGTGTGAGCCCCTTCTTCATCCTCCCCTTGTTGTCATGCACAAGTGCATTCCCTTTGGCACAAAGTGGGCTGGCAGCACAAGAGCCATGTGTTTCAGCTCCACGCTTTGAAGGGCTCCAGAAACTTTTCAGAGCAGCTTCTGAGAAATATCACGTAACAGGCAGGAGAGAGGAAAAATAAAAGGGAGAGGAGGAGAAAAAAATGCGGGAGAGGGATGGGGTGCAGAGATGCCGCAGAGATAAATTAGCTTTCGTGCATGTGTTGTTTTGGTAGCAGCTAGCGTGAGTGCTTCTGTTGGAGGACAACTGTGGATATTACCATTAAAAGGTGAGTAAAAGAGGTTGTTTGAGTGTTACTGCACAGTCAGTAACTCCCTTACTCTTTACTTTAGTGCATTCTAAATTCATTTTCGTCTTTATTATAAATGCTGTTCAATCAATAGAATAATACATCTAGTGGATCTCATGCGGCTGGTGAAGAAATATGAAAACAAAGCAGTTATCTGTCTGTTCCAGGTAAAATGATGCAGCGTGAGGAGCTGTCAGCCAGAGAGGAGTTTACCTACAGCCACATGTCCACCCTGGAGAGGAACGGTGGGACACTGGGACGCCGAGGTGACAGGGGAATAGAGAGAAGGCCAGACAGGGTGGAGAGGGAGAGGCCTGAGCGTGACAGCTACACGGTGGACGTGAGAGCCAGCGACCTGCAGCTTTCACAGCCAGAGCCTCTAAAGCACCCCTGCTTCAGCTGCAGGGCCTGGCTCTACAGCGTCCTCATCGGGGTGAGAGAAAAGTCAGAGGAAGAAAAAGGAGGAAATTTTCTCTGTAATCCTCAAAATTAATGGTAATGTTAAATTTTTCCTAATAAAAGAGCattgaatgtgtgtgtatgtgtgtgtgtgtgtgtgtgtgtgtatgtgtgtgtgtgtgtgtatttgtgtgtgtgtgtgtgtgtgtgtgcgtgtgtgtgtgtatttgtgtgtgcgtgcgcgcacacacgtgtgtgtgtgtgcgcgcacgcatgcgtgtgtgtgcgcgcgcacgtgtgcgtttgtgtgtgtgtgtgcgtgtgtgtgcatgtgcgtgtgtgtgtgcgtgcgtgcgtgtgtgtgtgtgtgtgtgtgtgtttgtgtgtgtgtgtgtgtgtgtgtgtgtgtgtgtgtgtgtgtgtgtgtgtgtgtgcgtgtgcatgtgtgtttgtgcgtgtgcatgtgtgtgtgtgtgtgtgtatttgtgtgtgcgtgcgtgcacacgcgcgtgtgtgtgtgtgtgtgtgtgtgtgtgtttgtgtgtgcgtgcgtgtgcgtgtgtgttgtgtgtgtgtgtgtgtgtgtgtgtgtgtgtgtgtgtgtgtgtgtgtgtgtgtgtgtgtgtgcatgcgtgcgtgtgtgtgtgtgtgtccctcaggGGAGTCTGCTCATCACATCTGGTTTCTCTCTGTACCTCGGAAACACGTTTCCCGTTGCCATGGACTACCTACGTTGTGCTGCAGGCTCCGTGAGTGACCACCACTGGTTCTATCCCCGCCTTAATGAGCCTTTTCACAGCATTTCAATTAGCATTCCGTGTCAAAATGCAGTTCTGCAAGTTTTAGACCACATCCACAAAAAAGTAACTCCCTTGGCTCATCGGTTGTTCTTCACAGGGAATCCCAGCAGCGATTGCGAGCTTCGCTATAGCCAAGAAACGACACGTTGCAGTGAGTAAAAGTTCAGAAGAACATTGCTttaaatttaaactttttaaaaagtGTAACATTAATGCTGATTTATTTTCAGGTGTCAGATTTCCAAGTTGTCTATGTGTCTACGTTTGCCGTTACAACCACCTGCCTGGTTTGGTTTGGTTGTAAACTGGTCTTGAACCCGTCTGCCGTCAATGTAAACCCGTCGTTGGACATCTACAATCACTTTAAATAACTCCCAGTCCTTTCTGTTCATGCTGCTGCATTTGTTTTTAGTATTTCTCTTCATTTCTGTGTTTACTCCTGATTTTTGTCTGTTCTCAGATTAACTTTAACCTCATCCTGATGCTTTTGCTGGAGGTGTTGATGGCCGGCACTGTCATCCTGTCAGCCCGCTCTGCAGATGACTGCTGCTGCCGCAGGAAGGTGTGTGCGTGGACGTTTTTTCGCGTGACTGATCGCTTTTGTTCCTCCATCTCTTACTCGTGATGCTACCTCCATCTCACCCACCTTTGTCCTTCTGTTCATCTCAAAGTCTGGACCATGTGACAGACCTGTGGTCATCAAACCTGCGGTCTTCCCCACTCGACTTCTTAAGGCGTATTCTGTAAGTGCATATTTCAGCTTTCATACAAAAGATGTTACTTTTTTTCACTAAATTATTATTAAATTGCTGTTAAATGTCCCTAATAGGTGATTGAAGTGATTGTGGGAATCTCAGCTGTGTTTGGAGGGATTATCGCGCTCAACATGGACGCCTTGCTGCCTGGTCCATATTTGTCCGTCACATTTTTCTGGATCCTTGTAGCTGTAGGTTTACAAATGTGCAGCAAATCATTTAGTTATTAAAAAAAAAGtgactgagctgatcacctaaacTTTGACTCAAATCCATTGCAGTGTTTTCCAAGTGCCATTGCCAGTCATGTTGTATCAGAATACCCCAACAAATGTCTGGTGAGTACAAGAGATTTTTCCAGGTCTACTGAACCTGCACAGAACAACTAAATGTTTCAGGTTGCGTACAAGATATTTGGTTCTGCGTGAGCATTAGTTAATTGATGTATGTTTGCTCTAGTAGACATGAAAGTTTACAAATTTTGCTTTTAGTGTGTGAATTGATTGATAAATGTGTATGTTTTTAGGAATAATAATCACATGATCTCGGACTACGTCTCAGAAGTTGTAATATTTTTGAAAGTTTACAGGTTTGAATTAGTTGACCCAATCTGTCATtgtttttaaagggatactttgcaactttttcctattttaaatcattttcttgagccaggatgtgctaaaatgaccctttccaGGGTTGATGAAAGGCCATGCAGACCctgaccgccctctgtggccagaatacgtcatttgcaacttcagagcgcCAATCTGGTTTGTTGGACTTAAAAATGATTTtgtgctgacatacctggcgctgcagtctggtttcagCACTTTTCTTGCATGCTTTAGATCGTAGACACAGCTGATCTGTTTaatgtagtgatgaatcactcctgtagacacagtAATGAAgtctggggagacgtttcagcggttagattaaggtgttaaaaagacaagcgTACAGcgaggttttgctttcggttctacaaatgatgaacactagggggtgctaacagCAAGCCAAACCTTTCTAGTTCCCTTTAATGTAACTCAAAGGATTATTAGTGgttaaatgtgttggggaaaGCAGAGTATTTTTCTGCAGAAATTTTAATAAAGAATATATTTGTGAAGGTGTGGTTGCA is drawn from Nothobranchius furzeri strain GRZ-AD chromosome 4, NfurGRZ-RIMD1, whole genome shotgun sequence and contains these coding sequences:
- the mlc1 gene encoding membrane protein MLC1 isoform X2, which encodes MMQREELSAREEFTYSHMSTLERNGGTLGRRGDRGIERRPDRVERERPERDSYTVDVRASDLQLSQPEPLKHPCFSCRAWLYSVLIGGSLLITSGFSLYLGNTFPVAMDYLRCAAGSGIPAAIASFAIAKKRHVAVSDFQVVYVSTFAVTTTCLVWFGCKLVLNPSAVNINFNLILMLLLEVLMAGTVILSARSADDCCCRRKSGPCDRPVVIKPAVFPTRLLKAYSVIEVIVGISAVFGGIIALNMDALLPGPYLSVTFFWILVACFPSAIASHVVSEYPNKCLVEVLIAISSVTSPLLFSASGFLSCSVINFIEIFLYDVPTAKQSYDILLLILMVLLLVQAVLTSATVVHCATYKSHLHARASECEENMMLTAAHYHEQQIPNGTLQDHDKDRAWKAVLVQMAQ
- the mlc1 gene encoding membrane protein MLC1 isoform X1, producing MMQREELSAREEFTYSHMSTLERNGGTLGRRGDRGIERRPDRVERERPERDSYTVDVRASDLQLSQPEPLKHPCFSCRAWLYSVLIGGSLLITSGFSLYLGNTFPVAMDYLRCAAGSGIPAAIASFAIAKKRHVAVSDFQVVYVSTFAVTTTCLVWFGCKLVLNPSAVNINFNLILMLLLEVLMAGTVILSARSADDCCCRRKSGPCDRPVVIKPAVFPTRLLKAYSVIEVIVGISAVFGGIIALNMDALLPGPYLSVTFFWILVACFPSAIASHVVSEYPNKCLVEVLIAISSVTSPLLFSASGFLSCSVINFIEIFLYDVPTAKQSYDILLLILMVLLLVQAVLTSATVVHCATYKSHLHARASECEENMMLTAAHYHEQQQIPNGTLQDHDKDRAWKAVLVQMAQ
- the mlc1 gene encoding membrane protein MLC1 isoform X3 — protein: MMQREELSAREEFTYSHMSTLERNGGTLGRRGDRGIERRPDRVERERPERDSYTVDVRASDLQLSQPEPLKHPCFSCRAWLYSVLIGGSLLITSGFSLYLGNTFPVAMDYLRCAAGSGIPAAIASFAIAKKRHVAVSDFQVVYVSTFAVTTTCLVWFGCKLVLNPSAVNINFNLILMLLLEVLMAGTVILSARSADDCCCRRKSGPCDRPVVIKPAVFPTRLLKAYSVIEVIVGISAVFGGIIALNMDALLPGPYLSVTFFWILVACFPSAIASHVVSEYPNKCLVEVLIAISSVTSPLLFSASGFLSCSVINFIEIFLYDVPTAKAVLTSATVVHCATYKSHLHARASECEENMMLTAAHYHEQQQIPNGTLQDHDKDRAWKAVLVQMAQ
- the mlc1 gene encoding membrane protein MLC1 isoform X4 — its product is MMQREELSAREEFTYSHMSTLERNGGTLGRRGDRGIERRPDRVERERPERDSYTVDVRASDLQLSQPEPLKHPCFSCRAWLYSVLIGGSLLITSGFSLYLGNTFPVAMDYLRCAAGSGIPAAIASFAIAKKRHVAVSDFQVVYVSTFAVTTTCLVWFGCKLVLNPSAVNINFNLILMLLLEVLMAGTVILSARSADDCCCRRKSGPCDRPVVIKPAVFPTRLLKAYSVIEVIVGISAVFGGIIALNMDALLPGPYLSVTFFWILVACFPSAIASHVVSEYPNKCLVEVLIAISSVTSPLLFSASGFLSCSVINFIEIFLYDVPTAKAVLTSATVVHCATYKSHLHARASECEENMMLTAAHYHEQQIPNGTLQDHDKDRAWKAVLVQMAQ